The Theobroma cacao cultivar B97-61/B2 chromosome 2, Criollo_cocoa_genome_V2, whole genome shotgun sequence genome includes the window GGTCTAATAGATTATTGGTTGGCGTAGATGGTAGTTTATAATTGCTCTACTCAGAAAAACATTTTAGGCCGTTACGGTTACGGTCGGTTGGGTGCCAATATTTcttgaaattattattattttaatgtcTTTAAAATTCAAGATCTCTGAGAAAACTATTTCCGAGAAATGTAGTTACCCGCCCAAAGAAATTCCTAATGTCATTATTACACACTTTTAAAGAAACCCTAAAACCCTGCACAaacctttcttcttcttcatcatcattttcACAATCTTCGTTTTCCCAAGAAGAACCTGAGCCGACAATAACAAACCAGAGAAAACCCCCCAAATCCTCGCTTTTTCAGCAGCTTCTACGCCTTGAACAAGAATATTTCCCTTCAACCCAAGAATCCCATTTCCAAATCCCTAAATTCTCACAAACCCAAGTCCAAGAAAATGGTGAtaatcaagaagaagaagaagaagaagaagaagagaaagaagatgaggaagaagaagaagtaaagGAATTTGGGAGACCCGAATTGGGTCGGGTTCAATTTGAAGATACGGGTCCTTATGAGCCATTGGTACTGTCTTCTGATGGAGAATTTCCAGTTGTACAGgtcattattttataatttaatttcttttgtgttttgaCATTTGTTGCAGTAATTTACAGTTATTAATTTCTTGCTTAATCGGTTGATTGTGACAGGTGCCTGCATCTATTAACTGTCGGTTGCTTGCCCATCAAAGAGAGGGAGTCAAGTTTTTATTCATGTTATACAAGAACAACCATGGGGGCGTTCTTGGTGATGACATGTGAGGACCTTTCCTATATCAACAATCTTTATCACTCTTTTAGTACATTTGGTTCGCGAAATAAACAGTAATgaaatagaataattattacgtgagaatagaataagatgagaatagaatagaatatgTATTACGTAGTTTGGTATGATAAATGAAATAGAGTTGGAATGATTGTTATAAATTATTGTAGTGTTTGGTTGATAATAATAACTTTAGAATGAAAAgatataaacataaaaatataaaaatactttttattatataaataagttattttaatttttattttatttttaaatattaatattatatttataattttaaatttattatgattatttatttttaattattttatttttaaatattaataatatataatttatttaaaatattaaaattgatagtttaaatatttaatattttatttatactttaatcattaatattaaatgttattgtgattatttattttattttattttatcttttaaatattaatagttgattatttaagtattaatattttattttatattaatattaatattataaaataNNNNNNNNNNNNNNNNNNNNNNNNNNNNNNNNNNNNNNNNNNNNNNNNNNNNNNNNNNNNNNNNNNNNNNNNNNNNNNNNNNNNNNNNNNNNNNNNNNNNNNNNNNNNNNNNNNNNNNNNNNNNNNNNNNNNNNNNNNNNNNNNNNNNNNNNNNNNNNNNNNNNNNNNNNNNNNNNNNNNNNNNNNNttaattaattatcattaattaaaatattaattattttaaaatattaattttttatttattaatttaaatatgttataattaaaatataaaaatattaatattttttagttttaatttaaaatattgattttataagtttaagtttgtaatttttaaaaataaatagtgacattttagttcaaaatatttaaattttattcccATAGGTgtggaatagctaataccatgaGGAAgatggtattagctattccaaGCTTTTACctaattttaaagaatagCCATTCCTTTTGAAGTGGCTATTCCTTCCCCAAGAACAAACCAAACAAGGggataaaattttgtaagGAATAGAGCCATTCCCCCAACCAAACATGACCTTTATGTTAGTATTGTTGCgttgtatattttgtttgtctTCATAGATTACTTGTTATTGGTTTGTTCCTGGCCAGAATGCTCTTGCTTTTCAATTGAGTGTAGtgattttcatatttattatCAGTCGCTTATAGCTTCAATAATGGAACCCAATATCTGTTCATATTATTCTGGCTTTAAGTCAGACTTATAGTAAGTTTCTTGTTTTATGTCAGTTTAAAATTCGTCTGTCTGTTGCCTTCTTACAAAATATGATGTAGTAAGTTACAAAGAATATGCTCATGCTTATGTCATGAATGGGCATTGTAGCAAGAACAATGAAATAAACATTCTTTGCAGAGAAATTTAATTAGTGAGAACTTAGAACACTTGATGACCACCTTGTGTTCCTTCAGTTATCTATGACAGCATggcctttttatttttccacaCAAGTTTTCTGGTTGTGATTCTTCTTTccgttttatttttatttttacttattaAAAACTAAGTGTGTTGGGTGAGCCTTATATTATGTGTATTTGTTTAGGAGCACCTTCTTTCAGAAGGACTAATGGcttgttttttactttttctaaaaattaatgTAGGGGACTAGGGAAGACAATACAGACAATCGCATTTCTCGCTGCTGTATATGGAAAAGATGAGGAATATGGTGACTCCAGAATATTGATGGAAAACCAGGTTGGAAAGAAAGGCCCTATATTAATAATCTGTCCAACTTCTGTCATCCACAATTGGGAGTGTGAATTCTCCAGATGGGCAACATTTAGCGTTTCTGTTTACCATGGTTCAAGCCGTGAATTGATTCTTGAGAAGCTACAAGCCAATGGAGTTGAGGTTCTGGTTACCAGTTTTGACACATTCAGAATTCATGGCAATGTTTTGTCAGAGATCAAATGGGAGATTGTGATCATTGATGAAGCACACCGTCTaaagaatgaaaaatcaaaactctATACAgcatgtttagaaattaaGACTCGCAGACGTATTGGTCTTACAGGAACCATCATGCAGAACAAAATTATGGAACTCTTCAACCTCTTTGATTGGGTTGCTCCTGGATCCTTGGGAACAAGGGAACATTTTCGGGAGTTTTATGATGAACCCCTCAAGCATGGCCAAAGGTCAACTGCTCCCGAGAGATTTGTTTGGGTCGCTGATCAGCGTAAACAGCACCTGGTAGCAGTTCTTCGTAAATATATGCTAAGAAGGACGAAAGAGGAGACTATTGGACATCTTATGTTGGGAAAGGAAGATAATGTTGTTTTTTGCGCAATGAGTGAATTGCAAAGGCGTGTTTATAGGAGAATGTTACAACTGCCAGACATCCAATGTCTTATAAACAAGGACCTGCGCTGTAGCTGTGGAAGCCCTCTTACACAAGTGGAATGTTGTAGGAGGATTGTGCCTGATGGAATTATCTGGCCTTACCTTCACAGGGATAGCCTAGAAGGTTGTGACTCATGTCCTTTTTGCCTTGTCCTTCCATGCCTTGTCAAGCTGCAACAGGTCAATGattccccttttctttttaaatgtttatttttatatgaaaactTTTAGGTTCATATAGGCACTCTAGAAAAATCCCGTACTCAATGTTTTGAAAGGAGGACATCTGCCACATATAGACTTGGAAAATATTTCTAAGTGCTTGGTAGTTTTTTGGCTTATATACTAAAAAGGCCCTTGAACTATTTCACTTTATGCAAAAAAGcccttattcttttattttatccaaaaaagcttttattttttgatttgtaCTCACACAAGCTCATAACCTTATCTAACCCCAAATAGAATATTAATAGCTGTCAGATGCAATGTCAGTTGGCATTTTTTGTCCATGTGGCATATGATATTGCCACATGACAACTGATATAGAGTGGGAAAATATCCTGCCCATTCCACATTAGTTACCATGTGGACAAAAAATGCCAGATGGCATTGAGTCAGCtgttaatttttcattagGGTTAAGGGCTTGTATG containing:
- the LOC18608731 gene encoding switch 2, translating into MSLLHTFKETLKPCTNLSSSSSSFSQSSFSQEEPEPTITNQRKPPKSSLFQQLLRLEQEYFPSTQESHFQIPKFSQTQVQENGDNQEEEEEEEEEKEDEEEEEVKEFGRPELGRVQFEDTGPYEPLVLSSDGEFPVVQVPASINCRLLAHQREGVKFLFMLYKNNHGGVLGDDMGLGKTIQTIAFLAAVYGKDEEYGDSRILMENQVGKKGPILIICPTSVIHNWECEFSRWATFSVSVYHGSSRELILEKLQANGVEVLVTSFDTFRIHGNVLSEIKWEIVIIDEAHRLKNEKSKLYTACLEIKTRRRIGLTGTIMQNKIMELFNLFDWVAPGSLGTREHFREFYDEPLKHGQRSTAPERFVWVADQRKQHLVAVLRKYMLRRTKEETIGHLMLGKEDNVVFCAMSELQRRVYRRMLQLPDIQCLINKDLRCSCGSPLTQVECCRRIVPDGIIWPYLHRDSLEGCDSCPFCLVLPCLVKLQQISNHLELIKPNPRDEPDKQRKDAEFASAVFGPDIDMVGGNAPSESFMGLSDTRHCGKMRALDNLMASWALKGDKILLFSYSVRMLDILEKFLIRKGYCFSRLDGSTPTNMRQSLVDEFNSSPSKQVFLISTRAGGLGLNLVGANRVVIFDPNWNPAQDLQAQDRSFRFGQRRHVVVFRLLAAGSLEELVYSRQVYKQQLSNIAVSGKMEKRYFEGVQDCKEFQGELFGICNLFRNLSDKLFTSEILELHEKQGQQDAEHHSDKQELTDTGVHLILSEGSEKLSSGSKNSHSTCIERATTNKPVLKDLGILYAHRNEDIVNIGPGIQQKKVVTEDDNLKRDSNYSWKRKSDGEENVLSSRDHKKIQYGRLAQFKRMGVVEFSRWVLCATPLERESLLVDYKRRKKL